The DNA region CAGTGATCTTTTGGAATGAAAactagggggaagggagggatggacaGTTGTAACCTGGGTCTAAAAATATCATCTCTTCCCAAGATTATTCCCTAAcaggtgagctgctgctgctttggggctTGATCCCCAAAGTccatggaaagtctcccattgccTTAATgggtttggatcaagccctttgtATAGAGCTGCAGTCTTCAAAGTACAACTGCAGAAAACTACAGCCATAAGTCTCTGCAACTATTCCCATCCTGCCTTACCATAAGGCTACCCCACCCTACTGGGCAGATGCTTTTAATTTTTGCTTAAATGTTAAACAGTCTTTAAAACACAGGAAGGAGGCAGCTAACAGAGGAACACATTTTTTAAGCCATATGCAAATGTGAGCAAAGGAAAACAAGTTGACATTAGTATCATTAACAAGGTTGTCCATGTATAGTTCTGTCATCAGGGCTCAGGTGCAAAGCCTACTATTGTAGATATGCATGTTTACTAAATAATGCATAAAGAGCACAAGGCAGACCTGTCAGCAGGCAGCCCAGATTATGGTTcccaatttaataaaataaattatcacTATTTATTAAAAGACTAGGGAATAGGGATAAATCTGCCCTTCTGCTGGCCAAGGCAGGCCTCTCTCCCCCATCTTTCAACTTTCCCCTTTACATTTGGAGATGTACACCCCATGGTGGTGCCACATAGATTGAATCCATTGTGCATAGGGAATAAGGGTTTTGGGACATTCTCAGCACAGAGTAGGGCTACCAGGAAGCTTATGGCACCCTTATTTCCCCCAGCAATGGACCCTTAGGATGAATTCTCTctccaaatttattttttcttgttagCAGACAGAGTAGAAACCTGACTTAAGCAACTGCTCCTTGGGGGCTGCACAAAATCAGTTGCTTAATGAAAGCGGCCTTCTATGACAGAGGGAGCAGAACGGTACTCCACGTTGTTTTTAGAGAGACTAAAAGTTACTCAAGAAGGACAGTCTCTTGGACAGGTCTCACTGTATACCGATTTATGTTCGTTCCATAGGGTTTTGTTTCAGATCTGGAACTCTCTCGTTTGCTAGTTCAGTGCTGCTGGCTAAATCTTTCAGTTGTTTGCAGTCAACACTTCCTCTTGTCTTCCTGGTTCACTGCTGGCTGATGCCACGCCCCAGCTGTGTCTAGTGGGGAGGAGGTACCCAGTCCCTGAGAACTGTCACCATTTGGGGATCTGGTGGTTTCCTCTAGCTGGTGCAACTGTCTGCTTGCAGCTCGCTGCTGCTGTTCCTTTAGCTCTGTGTAGGAGCGGGAAAAAGTGTGAAAGATGGAAGTGACTGGAAAAGCCATCAGCAAAATACCACTCAAGATACTGCTCAGGGCTACTACCTGTCCCGGGATGCTCCGAGGTACCATGTCTCCATAGCCTACAGTTGTCATGGAGATTACAGCCCACCAATAGCTGGTGGGAATGCTAGTGAATTCTTGCTTGGCTCCCAGTTCGCTCTCTGCCAAATAAACCAGTGGAGAAAAGAGCGCCATGGCAAcacaaaggaagaggaggaggagtccaAATTCCTTGGTGCAGCGGCGCACAGTGAGCCCTAGTGTCTGCAGTCCCAGTGAATGCCGTGCCAGCCTCATGACATACAGGATGCGGAGAGCCCGCAAGAAGCGTAGAACCAGGCCCACTCGCTCAAAGTACTTGTTTCCTGCTCCACTGCCGGGCTTCCTGTTGCTGTTTTTGGCAGAGACCATATCCACTATCAGAGAGATGTAGAAAGGCAAGATGGCCAAGATGTCGATGATGTTGAGGGGGGTCTTTAGGAAGGCGCACTTGCTTTCTGCCTGAATGGAGCGCAGGAGGAACTCAAAGGAAAACCAAGCAACGCAAACCGTCTCCAACACAAAGATGTCGTAGCACTTCTGAGAACATTCACCCTAAcaggagggggagaaaacagaaaagaataaaagacAANNNNNNNNNNNNNNNNNNNNNNNNNNNNNNNNNNNNNNNNNNNNNNNNNNNNNNNNNNNNNNNNNNNNNNNNNNNNNNNNNNNNNNNNNNNNNNNNNNNNNNNNNNNNNNNNNNNNNNNNNNNNNNNNNNNNNNNNNNNNNNNNNNNNNNNNNNNNNNNNNNNNNNNNNNNNNNNNNNNNNNNNNNNNNNNNNNNNNNNNNNNNNNNNNNNNNNNNNNNNNNNNNNNNNNNNNNNNNNNNNNNNNNNNNNNNNNNNNNNNNNNNNNNNNNNNNNNNNNNNNNNNNNNNTGTCAGCTGTGGGGACACTGGAGCACATGGCACTGtctcaaaaggaaaagaaaagccaaTGCAACAATACAGGAACAAAACTTccagtttttattaaaataaaacaaccttATGTCTTTCAGTCCATTCCTTTGAGGAATGGCTTACTACAGTCATCTTCTAGTGGAAGGTTATTCTTGTCtccattgggggaaaaaacccatctGTAATATATGAATATTTGTTCATTTCCTGACAGCTGGGGTGGAACAGAAAAGGGCAGTGCAATGTTCCTACATCAGTAAAGAATGAGGTGCCTGTcaatgttgtttttcttaaatgatACCCAGTATTAGGAATCTATCCAGCTGTACGCTACATGCTGAACTGAACTAGCAGCATGGGGCAGAGAGCTCACAGATGCTCATGATATGAAAATTTTGATTCAGTAAACAAAAAATGGTTGAGTTTTTGTGGCACAGACTTTTTGTTTAAATGCAGTGATCTTTTGGAATGAAAactagggggaagggagggatggacaGTTGTAACCTGGGTCTAAAAATATCATCTCTTCCCAAGATTATTCCCTAAcaggtgagctgctgctgctttggggctTGATCCCCAAAGTccatggaaagtctcccattgccTTAATgggtttggatcaagccctttgtATAGAGCTGCAGTCTTCAAAGTACAACTGCAGAAAACTACAGCCATAAGTCTCTGCAACTATTCCCATCCTGCCTTACCATAAGGCTACCCCTCCCTACTGGGCAGATGCTTTTAATTTTTGCTTAAATGTTAAACAGTCTTTAAAACACAGGAAGGAGGCAGCTAACAGAGGAACACATTTTTTAAGCCATATGCAAATGTGAGCAAAGGAAAACAAGTTGACATTAGTATCATTAACAAGGTTGTCCATGTATAGTTCTGTCATCAGGGCTCAGGTGCAAAGCCTACTATTGTAGATATGCATGTTTACTAAATAATGCATAAAGAGCACAAGGCAGACCTGTCAGCAGGCAGCCCAGATTATGGTTcccaatttaataaaataaattatcacTATTTATTAAAAGACTAGGGAATAGGGATAAATCTGCCCTTCTGCTGGCCAAGGCAGGCCTCTCTCCCCCATCTTTCAACTTTCCCCTTTACATTTGGAGATGTACACCCCATGGTGGTGCCACATAGATTGAATCCATTGTGCATAGGGAATAAGGGTTTTGGGACATTCTCAGCACAGAGTAGGGCTACCAGGAAGCTTATGGCACCCTTATTTCCCCCAGCAATGGACCCTTAGGATGAATTCTCTctccaaatttattttttcttgttagCAGACAGAGTAGAAACCTGACTTAAGCAACTGCTCCTTGGGGGCTGCACAAAATCAGTTGCTTAATGAAAGCGGCCTTCTATGACAGAGGGAGCAGAACGGTACTCCACGTTGTTTTTAGAGAGACTAAAAGTTACTCAAGAAGGACAGTCTCTTGGACAGGTCTCACTGTATACCGATTTATGTTCGTTCCATAGGGTTTTGTTTCAGATCTGGAACTCTCTCGTTTGCTAGTTCAGTGCTGCTGGCTAAATCTTTCAGTTGTTTGCAGTCAACACTTCCTCTTGTCTTCCTGGTTCACTGCTGGCTGATGCCACGCCCCAGCTGTGTCTAGTGGGGAGGAGGTACCCAGTCCCTGAGAACTGTCACCATTTGGGGATCTGGTGGTTTCCTCTAGCTGGTGCAACTGTCTGCTTGCAGCTCGCTGCTGCTGTTCCTTTAGCTCTGTGTAGGAGCGGGAAAAAGTGTGAAAGATGGAAGTGACTGGAAAAGCCATCAGCAAAATACCACTCAAGATACTGCTAAGGGCTACTACCTGTCCCGGGATGCTCCGAGGTACCATGTCTCCATAGCCTACAGTTGTCATGGAGATTACAGCCCACCAATAGCTGGTGGGAATGCTAGTGAATTCTTGCTTGGCTCCCAGTTCGCTCTCTGCCAAATAAACCAGTGGAGAAAAGAGCGCCATGGCAAcacaaaggaagaggaggaggagtccaAATTCCTTGGTGCAGCGGCGCACAGTGAGCCCTAGTGTCTGCAGTCCCAGTGAATGCCGTGCCAGCCTCATGACATACAGGATGCGGAGAGCCCGCAAGAAGCGTAGAACCAGGCCCACTCGCTCAAAGTACTTGTTTCCTGCTCCACTGCCGGGCTTCCTGTTGCTGTTTTTGGCAGAGACCATATCCACTATCAGAGAGATGTAGAAAGGCAAGATGGCCAAGATGTCGATGATGTTGAGGGGGGTCTTTAGGAAGGCGCACTTGCTTTCTGCCTGAATGGAGCGCAGGAGGAACTCAAAGGAAAACCAAGCAACGCAAACCGTCTCCAACACAAAGATGTCGTAGCACTTCTGAGAACATTCACCCTAAcaggagggggagaaaacagaaaagaataaaagacAAGGGATTTAGCCAAAGGACCAACAAATGAAAGTTTAACAGTGCTTCTTAAAGACACCTTCCAGGGTAGTTTAAAACTTATCCAAATCACTGgtaacaaagagaaaataaatcacaGAAAACTTTTAGAATGGGTAATTGAAAACCAGAATAACTGACCTCAAGACAGAACACTGGTGGCTTGACAGGCTGCCGATGTAGACCTGCCCTCCGTCTTTATTAGAAACTTGCATTGCTGCACCACTGTAGCCCTTCTGGTGAAGGCACTCTACGCCAGTGGGAGACTTCGCTCCCattggcttaataactccaccaCTGTGAGAGGCGGTacctatgtcggtgggagaagctgtcCCACTGAagtagtgctgtctacaccaacacttaggttggtataactacgttgctcggATGTGTGGATTATTTACAcatctgagcaatgtagttatacgaagtaattctgtagtgtagatcaaAGCTGAGACTaatgtcctgatcctgcagtgagctctcTGGGATTGCATGGTACTACACCCAAAATATGAAGATGTTGAAAGAATGATGGGTCACACTTtgtattaaaatttcatttataaATAATTCCTACAGAGTTAGATTTTTAATGAATAATCGACTTCCACCAATCAACATGCTGTTTTATAACTGTAGCTTATGACAATCTATAATGCTTTTAAATGACGTGCTTAGAATAGTCTATAACATTATTCACAGGTTTAACATGCTTAACAATCTTAATAATTTATTAACCTTCTATAAAAACTACTTGGAACAGTGaatatttctaaaaaataaaaatcgcCATCCCCCAactctgtttggtttttttgaggaaaaagatGTTTTTAGCTATTTACTTACTTATAACTAATCATAACAATTTTCCCTCACACTGTTAGAGGCAGAGAATTATTTGAATAAATTCCTTCCAATACAGACTGGCTTAATGGAAAATGAGCTTTTTAATCACAATAGCTGCAAACAAACTAACCTCTGAGCACTTGGGCagcaatgaataataataataatgatgattgtCTTTTGATTGCTAATCTCACCTTGTAACTACACTGCTAATTCACAACTAAATTGCTGCTATTAACTTGCATTCCAGTGGTAATCACCTTGAGCATATAAACAGATACTGATTTACTTAGGATCACAGAACTGTTCTCATAATTAAAATATTCATGctgaaatgttaatgttttaCAGGAGCTTTtggaggagcagagggggcaTTTGTTTAGCACCAGTGTAAGACATTTATTTGTTTGACTTCAGGGGGGTTCATGAACTTTTATGTATTGATATAAAAACTCCTGTAGCCACAGACAGTATACAATTATCCTCTTCTctcattccattttaaattatatttgacCTATATTTATCACTCgtttaaatgtgtctttttgtCATGGGAGGGGGGAACCTCCACTGTGCTAGCTCTCTGGAGCACAAACCCTgccattttatttgcttttttactGCCCCTGGTagttgaacattttttttttttttttttaagatggaggGCAGAGGAAGAGGCATCAGCTGTGCAAGCTGGTCCTGACCTTGTCTATGAACATGCTAGGATATTTGTGCATATAAACAGCTGTGCCTCCACGCAGCTGTGCCTACCACGTAACACTATTCCCTGTTGAAGCTGCCAACAGGCTGGGCAAACTTAAAGACATCCTCTTACTATATAGGTCCATGGTTCAATAACTTAGTTTAATACCTATGGATGGCCTTTATACTGTCGTCCTTctaatgttgattttttgttACCTTTTCTTCTGTCCAATCccatattcagcaaagcacaataCTCCTCATGGACAGCACTATTGTGGGGCTGGAATTCGTAAGACTCAACATCCTCCCTTAATGAATTGATCTATcttatgagaaaaaaaattaagtgggAATTTTTCCCGATTGGTAAGCCTGggatttctttattgtttttgtcttccttttccttcccaagtTACTTCGAAGATAAACACCTCTACACGTTGGCTGCTTGGATGCTTATGTCCCATTAAGGGTAAACGTAGAAAGCTTGGGATCACAGCTAGTTGAGGAGGGATTTAGATGGATATACCTTCTAGTTACCCCGCTGCATGCTAGTCCTATTAATCCTTATGAAATTATTATTAGTTGTGCGTGCCTGCACAGGGCCAACATACTGTTATAAACACTGGTGGGGTGTAACCTcattagaatatcagggtttggaaGGGGAACCTGagagagtcatctagtccaactccctgctcaaagcaggaccagtcccccaACTTAaatagccagggctttgtcaagcctgaccttaaaaacctctaaggaggagattcaccacctcctcctaggtaacccattccagtgcttcaccaccctcctagtgaaaaagtttttcctaatatccaacctaaacctccccctgcaacttgagaccattactccttgttctgtcatctggtaccactgagaacagtctagatccatcctctttggaacccctttcaggtagttgaaagcagctatcaaatcccccctcattcttctcttctgcagactaaacaatcccagattccctcagcctctcctcataagtcatgtgctccagccccctaatcatttttgttgccctccgctggactcttttccaatttttccacatccttcttgtagtgtggggcccaaaactggacacagtactccagatgaggcctcaccaatgtcgaatagaggggaatgatcacatcccttgaatctgctggcaatgctcctacttatacacagcccaaaatgccattagccttcttggcacaagggcacactgttgactcatgggcacactgttgactcataacccctaggtccttttctgcagaattacTGCCTAACCATTCAGTCCCTatgctgtagcagtgcatgagattcttccattctaagtgcaggactctgcatttgtctttgttgaacttcatcagatttcttttgacccaatcctccaatttgtctaggtccctctgtatgctattcctatcctccagtgtatctagcactcctcccagtttagtgtcatctgcaaacttgctgagggtgcagtccacgccatcctccagatcattaatgaagctaTTGAACAATACCTTGGTTGCCTCcaggaacaaaaatattaataatggcTCTTATgcagacaaacacacaaaataaaaccaaTGCAATTTTACTTAAAAGTTATCCTAACAACATACAATAGGAAATGCAACAGGTTAATGTAGCTTAAGTTCTTGGTGCTGCAAGGGAAAAGCTAATGGCTGCACCTTTTAAAAGCAAGCTGCAACATAACCCTAACCAACAGTCATGGGGAGTGGGTGAAGCCCcccttcagggaggctagccccagctccccctttcccccaccccatggcccaagccctgaggcccccccttGGCCAGAGGAGATCCCAGCCAGCTGAAGCCTCGAGACCCCCCTGCTTAGAGTCCCAGGCCAACTGCAGCTGCGCCGCACCTCCCCCCGCCCAACCACCTGGacaaaagcatgtctctctcagaCGCTCCTCTGGAAGAAGCTTTGCTATGCCCCATGCAGGCCCCGGGGTGGCTGAAAACacagtataataaaaaaaaataaccccccccccccaaaccctgcaACCAGGGGTCCAGCGGCTGCAGCAGTGCCAGGGGAGATTGAGCCTCCTATGGTCTATTATACCCACTACCCACACCAACACTCTTATAGATAGATCTGCCCTGTCCCTAAGTGAGCACTCTTCCTTACACTTCTGGTCCAGGGGCCTTCTCTTGCAGCAGTGTGTTGGGTGAGCAGGATTTCAAGTAGTGGCAGATTAGCAACTGGGCTGACGGGATCTATGTGCAGGGGCCCCGGCCAATTGGGGAACCCTGGAAAAAAATCCACCACCAGGTGGCAGAAACCCAGAGGTCCAGAAGAAGCACTGGGCAGGCAGGGATAGCCTTAgtgccccaacccctccccagcagaagtgccaggtgggtggggcaggggaagctcccgcactccaaccccagCTGTGACTCCAGGACGGTAGGAGATCTTGCTCCATGcatggcctcagggctgggggagctctcACTCCTCGCTGCGGTCCTGGGGCCAGGGCTTGGGGGACAGAGCTTCTCTAGTCTTGTAGGGGGACTGGATGAGATTCAGGAGATGAGAGTTCAATGCCTGGCTCTGGCACAGAGGTCCTGTGTAGCCACGTGCAAGTCACTTGGAGCTAGATCCTCAcagctatttaggcacctaacacctCTTGATTTGGGCctaaatctccccccccccccNNNNNNNNNNNNNNNNNNNNNNNNNNNNNNNNNNNNNNNNNNNNNNNNNNNNNNNNNNNNNNNNNNNNNNNNNNNNNNNNNNNNNNNNNNNNNNNNNNNNNNNNNNNNNNNNNNNNNNNNNNNNNNNNNNNNNNNNNNNNNNNNNNNNNNNNNNNNNNNNNNNNNNNNNNNNNNNNNNNNNNNNNNNNNNNNNNNNNNNNNNNNNNNNNNNNNNNNNNNNNNNNNNNNNNNNNNNNNNNNNNNNNNNNNNNNNNNNNNNNNNNNNNNNNNNNNNNNNNNNNNNNNNNNNNNNNNNNNNNNNNNNNNNNNNNNNNNNNNNNNNNNNNNNNNNNNNNNNNNNNNNNNNNNNNNNNNNNNNNNNNNNNNNNNNNNNNNNNNNNNNNNNNNNNNNNNNNNNNNNNNNNNNNNNNNNNNNNNNNNNNNNNNNNNNNNNNNNNNNNNNNNNNNNNNNNNNNNNNNNNNNNNNNNNNNNNNNNNNNNNNNNNNNNNNNNNNNNNNNNNNNNNNNNNNNNNNNNNNNNNNNNNNNNNNNNNNNNNNNNNNNNNNNNNNNNNNNNNNNNNNNNNNNNNNNNNNNNNNNNNNNNNNNNNNNNNNNNNNNNNNNNNNNNNNNNNNNNNNNNNNNNNNNNNNNNNNNNNNNNNNNNNNNNNNNNNNNNNNNNNNNNNNNNNNNNNNNNNNNNNNNNNNNNNNNNNNNNNNNNNNNNNNNNNNNNNNNNNNNNNNNNNNNNNNNNNNNNNNNNNNNNNNNNNNNNNNNNNNNNNNNNNNNNNNNNNNNNNNNNNNNNNNNNNNNNNNNNNNNNNNNNNNNNNNNNNNNNNNNNNNNNNNNNNNNNNNNNNNNNNNNNNNNNNNNNNNNNNNNNNNNNNNNNNNNNNNNNNNNNNNNNNNNNNNNNNNNNNNNNNNNNNNNNNNNNNNNNNNNNNNNNNNNNNNNNNNNNNNNNNNNNNNNNNNNNNNNNNNNNNNNNNNNNNNNNNNNNNNNNNNNNNNNNNNNNNNNNNNNNNNNNNNNNNNNNNNNNNNNNNNNNNNNNNNNNNNNNNNNNNNNNNNNNNNNNNNNNNNNNNNNNNNNNNNNNNNNNNNNNNNNNNNNNNNNNNNNNNNNNNNNNNNNNNNNNNNNNNNNNNNNNNNNNNNNNNNNNNNNNNNNNNNNNNNNNNNNNNNNNNNNNNNNNNNNNNNNNNNNNNNNNNNNNNNNNNNNNNNNNNNNNNNNNNNNNNNNNNNNNNNNNNNNNNNNNNNNNNNNNNNNNNNNNNNNNNNNNNNNNNNNNNNNNNNNNNNNNNNNNNNNNNNNNNNNNNNNNNNNNNNNNNNNNNNNNNNNNNNNNNNNNNNNNNNNNNNNNNNNNNNNNNNNNNNNNNNNNNNNNNNNNNNNNNNNNNNNNNNNNNNNNNNNNNNNNNNNNNNNNNNNNNNNNNNNNNNNNNNNNNNNNNNNNNNNNNNNNNNNNNNNNNNNNNNNNNNNNNNNNNNNNNNNNNNNNNNNNNNNNNNNNNNNNNNNNNNNNNNNNNNNNNNNNNNNNNNNNNNNNNNNNNNNNNNNNNNNNNNNNNNNNNNNNNNNNNNNNNNNNNNNNNNNNNNNNNNNNNNNNNNNNNNNNNNNNNNNNNNNNNNNNNNNNNNNNNNNNNNNNNNNNNNNNNNNNNNNNNNNNNNNNNNNNNNNNNNNNNNNNNNNNNNNNNNNNNNNNNNNNNNNNNNNNNNNNNNNNNNNNNNNNNNNNNNNNNNNNNNNNNNNNNNNNNNNNNNNNNNNNNNNNNNNNNNNNNNNNNNNNNNNNNNNNNNNNNNNNNNNNNNNNNNNNNNNNNNNNNNNNNNNNNNNNNNNNNNNNNNNNNNNNNNNNNNNNNNNNNNNNNNNNNNNNNNNNNNNNNNNNNNNNNNNNNNNNNNNNNNNNNNNNNNNNNNNNNNNNNNNNNNNNNNNNNNNNNNNNNNNNNNNNNNNNNNNNNNNNNNNNNNNNNNNNNNNNNNNNNNNNNNNNNNNNNNNNNNNNNNNNNNNNNNNNNNNNNNNNNNNNNNNNNNNNNNNNNNNNNNNNNNNNNNNNNNNNNNNNNNNNNNNNNNNNNNNNNNNNNNNNNNNNNNNNNNNNNNNNNNNNNNNNNNNNNNNNNNNNNNNNNNNNNNNNNNNNNNNNNNNNNNNNNNNNNNNNNNNNNNNNNNNNNNNNNNNNNNNNNNNNN from Chelonoidis abingdonii isolate Lonesome George chromosome 2, CheloAbing_2.0, whole genome shotgun sequence includes:
- the LOC116837091 gene encoding voltage-gated potassium channel regulatory subunit KCNG2-like, which produces MTVGECSQKCYDIFVLETVCVAWFSFEFLLRSIQAESKCAFLKTPLNIIDILAILPFYISLIVDMVSAKNSNRKPGSGAGNKYFERVGLVLRFLRALRILYVMRLARHSLGLQTLGLTVRRCTKEFGLLLLFLCVAMALFSPLVYLAESELGAKQEFTSIPTSYWWAVISMTTVGYGDMVPRSIPGQVVALSSILSGILLMAFPVTSIFHTFSRSYTELKEQQQRAASRQLHQLEETTRSPNGDSSQGLGTSSPLDTAGAWHQPAVNQEDKRKC
- the LOC116837083 gene encoding voltage-gated potassium channel regulatory subunit KCNG2, which produces MYQEMALLPGNTDPKFTSYSYNNLENLCEVQTKKGFFYKKAKLLHPGEDLCFLAHLEDRTRHVIINVGGIKYRIPWTTLENCPLTRLGKLKSCNNYDEIMDICDDYDVSCNEFFFDRNPCAFRTIMTFLTAGKLRLLREMCALSFQEELVYWGIEEEHLEWCCKKRLRQKEEEAAEAMLYEREMMVNETPQCAFQDNSRSGLCMRKLRDMVENPHSGIPGKIFACISVSFVAITAVSLCISTMPDLQEEEERGECSQKCYDIFVLETVCVAWFSFEFLLRSIQAESKCAFLKTPLNIIDILAILPFYISLIVDMVSAKNSNRKPGSGAGNKYFERVGLVLRFLRALRILYVMRLARHSLGLQTLGLTVRRCTKEFGLLLLFLCVAMALFSPLVYLAESELGAKQEFTSIPTSYWWAVISMTTVGYGDMVPRSIPGQVVALSSILSGILLMAFPVTSIFHTFSRSYTELKEQQQRAASRQLHQLEETTRSPNGDSSQGLGTSSPLDTAGAWHQPAVNQEDKRKC